In Panthera tigris isolate Pti1 chromosome C1, P.tigris_Pti1_mat1.1, whole genome shotgun sequence, the following proteins share a genomic window:
- the LOC107179082 gene encoding potassium voltage-gated channel subfamily D member 3 has translation MAAGVAAWLPFARAAAIGWMPVANCPMPLAPADKNKRQDELIVLNVSGRRFQTWRTTLERYPDTLLGSTEKEFFFNEDTKEYFFDRDPEVFRCVLNFYRTGKLHYPRYECISAYDDELAFYGILPEIIGDCCYEEYKDRKRENAERLMDDNDSENNQESMPSLSFRQTMWRAFENPHTSTLALVFYYVTGFFIAVSVITNVVETVPCGTVPGSKELPCGERYSVAFFCLDTACVMIFTVEYLLRLFAAPSRYRFIRSVMSIIDVVAIMPYYIGLVMTNNEDVSGAFVTLRVFRVFRIFKFSRHSQGLRILGYTLKSCASELGFLLFSLTMAIIIFATVMFYAEKGSSASKFTSIPASFWYTIVTMTTLG, from the coding sequence ATGGCGGCAGGAGTGGCAGCCTGGCTGCCTTTTGCGCGGGCGGCGGCCATCGGGTGGATGCCAGTGGCCAACTGCCCCATGCCCCTCGCCCCTGCCGACAAGAACAAGCGGCAGGATGAACTGATCGTCCTCAACGTGAGCGGCCGGAGGTTCCAGACCTGGCGGACCACGCTGGAGCGCTACCCGGACACGCTGCTGGGCAGCACGGAGAAGGAGTTCTTCTTCAATGAGGACACCAAGGAGTACTTCTTTGACCGGGACCCAGAGGTGTTCCGGTGCGTCCTCAACTTCTACCGCACGGGGAAGCTGCACTACCCGCGCTACGAGTGCATCTCGGCCTACGACGACGAGCTGGCTTTCTATGGCATCCTCCCGGAGATCATCGGAGACTGCTGTTACGAGGAGTACAAGGACCGCAAGAGGGAGAACGCCGAGCGGCTCATGGACGACAACGACTCGGAGAACAACCAGGAGTCCATGCCTTCGCTCAGCTTCCGCCAGACCATGTGGCGGGCCTTCGAGAACCCGCACACCAGCACGCTGGCCTTGGTCTTCTACTACGTGACTGGCTTCTTCATTGCCGTGTCGGTCATCACCAACGTGGTGGAGACGGTGCCGTGCGGCACGGTGCCCGGGAGCAAGGAGCTGCCCTGTGGAGAGCGCTACTCGGTGGCCTTCTTCTGCCTGGACACTGCCTGCGTCATGATCTTCACCGTGGAGTACCTCCTCCGGCTCTTCGCGGCGCCCAGCCGCTACCGCTTCATCCGCAGCGTCATGAGCATCATCGACGTGGTGGCCATCATGCCGTACTACATCGGCCTGGTCATGACCAACAATGAGGACGTGTCCGGTGCCTTTGTCACGCTCCGGGTCTTCCGCGTCTTCAGGATCTTCAAGTTCTCGCGCCACTCCCAGGGCTTGCGGATCCTGGGCTACACGCTCAAGAGCTGTGCCTCCGAACTcggctttctcctcttctccctcaccATGGCCATCATCATCTTTGCCACTGTGATGTTTTACGCGGAGAAGGGCTCCTCTGCCAGCAAGTTCACGAGCATTCCTGCCTCTTTTTGGTACACCATTGTCACCATGACCACACTGGGGTAA